TATTGCTTCCGGCCTGTGCGTTTACATCGTTCGGATCAATGAGAAACATCGGACAGCGTGGCGGCGTGTAATGCAGCAAATTAGCCGCCGGATACACGTTCAGCGATGTGCCGATAATGATAAATACATCGGCCTGAGCGGCAATCTCGTAAGCAGCATCCATATTGGGTACCATTTCACCAAACCATACAATGTGCGGACGAAGCTGTGAGCCCAGCTCGCATTTATCGCCTTCTTTTAGTTCCCAGCCTTTCACGGGATAAATAAGCTGCGGGTTTTTGGTGCTGCGGGCCTTCAGTATTTCGCCGTGCAGATGCAGGATGTTTTTTGAACCCGCACGTTCATGCAAATCATCAATGTTTTGTGTGATAATTTGTACATCAAACTTTTTTTCAAGCTGCACCAGCGCCTTGTGGCCTTCATTTGGTTGTGCATCAAGCACATTCTTTCGACGTTCGTTATAAAACCGGAGCACAAGCTCACGGTTGCGGTTCCAGGCTTCGGGTGTGGCTACTTCGCGTACATCGTATTTATCCCAAAGGCCGCCATTATCGCGGAATGTACTGATACCACTTTCGGCACTGATGCCGGCGCCGGTAAATACTACAATAGTCCTTTTTTTAACTGCCATTCTTTTTATAGCAAAAAATAGTTTAGAATTCCTAAACTACGGCAAACAAATTACTTCTGCTATTTTTTTTTGATACCCGCTGCGGTAACCAAGCCGGCCAAGTGTTCGCATAGACTGACGGAGTGTTAATTTCCGGGAAGGACTGAGTTAAGTTGGCAGGATATTTCACCCCGCAACTCAGCCAGAATTGAGAAACGGGAATAGTTGCAGGCAATGACCAGTCTTTGCTAAAGATTCATCTCACGAAGACATTAAATAAAAACATCTCCGCGAACAATAGTTGCGGAGATGTAAATAGGTCGGTTCTTCCCTACAATTTATACCCGAGTGTGAGTTGCAACCACCGGTTTTTATATCGGGGTGTAAAGGAAGAACCGTCACCGGTATTTTGCTGAAAATCCCATCCGGCACGCCCCGAAATAAC
This genomic window from Bacteroidota bacterium contains:
- a CDS encoding NAD-dependent deacylase, whose amino-acid sequence is MAVKKRTIVVFTGAGISAESGISTFRDNGGLWDKYDVREVATPEAWNRNRELVLRFYNERRKNVLDAQPNEGHKALVQLEKKFDVQIITQNIDDLHERAGSKNILHLHGEILKARSTKNPQLIYPVKGWELKEGDKCELGSQLRPHIVWFGEMVPNMDAAYEIAAQADVFIIIGTSLNVYPAANLLHYTPPRCPMFLIDPNDVNAQAGSNIIHIRNTAAKGMPILAEQLLSGKI